Proteins encoded within one genomic window of Eurosta solidaginis isolate ZX-2024a chromosome 1, ASM4086904v1, whole genome shotgun sequence:
- the LOC137244441 gene encoding collagenase-like yields the protein MNSSNMKSLIALWLLLCIASAFEIREPRNTQRERVSSRIAHGQTAAPNQFPYQADLYLNDGPCYRFCGGSLISNEWVLTAAHCTSTVVKVTVYLGSINHLDAIVQREAYRRDIKVHPDFETVAGRNDISVIKIPAVICSDAIQPVFLPNRASRPLTYVDKTVVATGWGSTSDRDTSNSLVLNFAYFRVISNEECAAAYYGSYIIHDGKICTAIDNRIKLLGGDSGGPLVLPSSNIQIGIVSVISMEGCETDLPAAYTRVTSYLDWIKDTTNIDI from the exons ATGAACAGTAGCAACATGAAATCGTTGATAGCTTTGTGGCTCCTGCTATGCATCGCCTCGGCGTTTGAAATTCGGGAACCTAGAAATACACAACGTGAACGCGTAAGTTCACGTATAGCACATGGGCAAACGGCAGCTCCTAATCAATTTCCTTATCAAGCTGATTTGTACTTAAATGATGGTCCATGTTATCGCTTTTGTGGTGGATCCctaataagcaatgaatgggTGCTGACGGCTGCTCATTGTACTTCCAC TGTAGTGAAGGTGACGGTATACTTAGGCAGCATCAATCACTTAGATGCCATTGTACAACGGGAGGCATACCGACGTGACATTAAAGTTCATCCCGACTTCGAAACGGTAGCTGGTAGAAATGATATATCTGTGATCAAAATTCCAGCTGTAATTTGCTCGGATGCCATTCAACCGGTGTTCCTACCAAATCGTGCTTCACGCCCTCTGACTTACGTTGATAAAACTGTAGTGGCTACTGGATGGGGTTCGACCTCTGATAGAGACACATCGAATTCACTTGTTTTAAACTTTGCCTATTTTAGAGTGATCTCAAACGAGGAATGTGCTGCAGCATATTATGGTTCATATATTATCCATGACGGAAAAATTTGTACTGCCATTGATAATCGTATTAAACTTCTTGGAGGTGATTCTGGTGGCCCATTGGTGTTGCCATCTTCAAATATTCAAATTGGTATTGTGTCTGTTATTTCAATGGAAGGATGTGAAACTGATTTACCAGCTGCATATACTCGTGTCACTTCCTACTTGGATTGGATTAAAGATACCACGAATATTGATATTTAA